From a region of the Gossypium raimondii isolate GPD5lz chromosome 10, ASM2569854v1, whole genome shotgun sequence genome:
- the LOC105775826 gene encoding uncharacterized protein LOC105775826, with translation MDTVESIRSWVSTHKLTSIGAIWASAIGASMAYTGSRTALKPSLRLIHARMHAQAFTLTVLSGAAAYHYYDKSCRKQEEAASA, from the exons ATGGATACAGTTGAGTCGATTCGGTCCTGGGTCTCAACTCACAAGCTCACCAGCATTG GAGCAATCTGGGCATCAGCAATTGGGGCATCAATGGCTTATACTGGTTCGAGAACTGCCCTTAAGCCGAGTCTTAGGCTTATTCATGCTAG GATGCACGCCCAAGCCTTTACACTGACAGTGCTATCGGGTGCAGCAGCTTATCATTATTACGACAAGAGTTGCAGAAAGCAAGAGGAGGCAGCCAGTGCCTAG